CAAGATTTATCATTTCCTCCAAATTCACATTCATCCCACCCTGCTCTGCTGATGTTCTTGTAGGCGACTGCTACGTTAACTCCTGTCCCTCTCCACTCCACCTCCCAGTAACAACGTCCAGTCAGACTCTCTCTACTCAGGACCTGCCAGCATTCAGTGAATCTGTCTGGGTGACGAGAATAAGACTGTTCTACTTCCATGAATGTTGCTTTTCTGTTCCCCTCAGATAATAAcagctgtgtgtttgctgtgtttggaTCCAGTTTGATTTCACGTGAATATTTTAAGAAGTCAGCTCTGGTCTTGGGCTCTGAGTCTGGTTCTGACAGTAAAACATCCACATCAGTCACTGTCTTTAAGATGTTTGTCCATGTCTCTGTCAGAACGTCCTGTAGTTTATCTCTGACTtctgacacagccgctgtcacaTCCTCAAAGTAGCGCAGAGGACGGATCTTGATGCTGGATGAGTCTGTAGATTCACTGAGTGCTGACACTGAGGGGTAGTTGTGTAGAAACTGGGTGTgatcctctgtgtgtgagagctgcttcagctcagcgtctttcctcttcagctcagtgatctcctgctccagcttctcctgaaGCTCTTTGACTCGACTCACTTCAGTGTCCTGCTGGGATCTGAGCTGCCGCTTCACATCAGACCTTCTTTTCTCCATCAGACGGATCAGCTCGGTGAAGATCTTCTCACTGTCCTCCGCTGCTTTATCTGCAGAGCCATTGATagcctccacctcctgctgaagcaccttcacatctttctgtctgtcctggaTTCTCTGCTGGATGTTTTGTCGACTCACCTCgagctctctctgcctctcggtcctttctgctgcagctgagactGTGTCGTGGCCTTTATGTTCATCCACAGAGCAGAGATA
This sequence is a window from Micropterus dolomieu isolate WLL.071019.BEF.003 ecotype Adirondacks unplaced genomic scaffold, ASM2129224v1 contig_14201, whole genome shotgun sequence. Protein-coding genes within it:
- the LOC123966771 gene encoding tripartite motif-containing protein 16-like, which encodes MLADLVEELKKTGLQAAPADHCYAGPEDVACDVCTGRKQKALKSCLICLASYCEKHLQPHYDVAPLKKHKLVEPSKKLQENICSRHDEVMKMFCRTDQQSICYLCSVDEHKGHDTVSAAAERTERQRELEVSRQNIQQRIQDRQKDVKVLQQEVEAINGSADKAAEDSEKIFTELIRLMEKRRSDVKRQLRSQQDTEVSRVKELQEKLEQEITELKRKDAELKQLSHTEDHTQFLHNYPSVSALSESTDSSSIKIRPLRYFEDVTAAVSEVRDKLQDVLTETWTNILKTVTDVDVLLSEPDSEPKTRADFLKYSREIKLDPNTANTQLLLSEGNRKATFMEVEQSYSRHPDRFTECWQVLSRESLTGRCYWEVEWRGTGVNVAVAYKNISRAGWDECEFGGNDKSWALHYQNNSYNFWFNGVQTPVSGPWSSRVGVYLDHRAGILSFYGISETMTLLHRVQTTFTQPLCAGLGFSCYGDSAEFCKVK